The DNA region GATTCCCAGGCTTGTGGGCTTCCCCTTCCCTTTCACCCTTGCCTCCAGTCTGTCCCAGACTATAGGGAATGAGGCTGACCTGAGCACCACATATTGCTTTCTCAAGCAAAACCCCAAAGCCCTGGGAGTGATGGGGGAGGGGGCATTTGGGCAgcttttctcctcctccaccctagCCCAGCCCTTTATGAACAAGGGTCTTCATTACTTCCTGACTTGTCTTTCCCCTCTTGCTGATTAAACCTCTAGTTCTGACCACCAAAGCTTCAGCTCCCACCCCCGTGTTTGCAGCCGGCACCTGCTACGTTAGCCCTCACCTGGTGTAGGTGTCCCTGATGGGGAGGCCTGGCAGCTGTCGGAGGGACAAAGTGCTGTGTTTTCTGTATCCATGTCCATGTCGGTATCAGGGTCCGTGTACATGCGCGTGTGTGCGTGCAAGTGCAGCCCAGCAGCTTGCAGCACCCGCTCCCTCACTCAGCAGCACTGTCAGCTTTTCCCTTTAAataccaccccccacacacaagtCCTCCCCCTAGACACCTGGGGAAATTGTCCCGCCCTCTGATGAGGTCACATATGCTAATGAGCAGTGATGTCAGCGGGATTCCCTCCTTCTgcccccctcccttttctttgtGTCACTTCCCTCTGGGAGCACACTCACCATGAGCCTGGTTAAGGCGTGAAAGAACAAAGTCAGAGGCGCGGATGAGATGGAGATTcagagaggtggggtgggggcaggtccCGTGGGCAAGAGAGCTGAGAATGGCAGGAGGCAGATTCCCAGGGTAGAAAAGGTCTTTTTCTCCAGGTGTCAGAATGAAAACTGTGTATTATTTGTGTCTGTTTCCAGCCCCCTATCCCAGTATGTAGCCCCAGAATGGGTGCTCAGTGGTTGAAAAGAAGGATGAGAGGCAAAAAGACAATAAGCTGAtctgaaagacaaaagaaaaatataccaaaagAGATGCAGGGGCAGTGGACCATCCACCCCACCACTGTCTCCTCTTCCACCCTGTCTCTTCTGGGCTGAGAGCCATAAAAGTACCCATTTCCAAGTGTGGCCTTAGGCAGATGGGGGATCTGTAAGAAAAGCTGCTTTGTTTGGGCAgcagctgctgcttctgctgcttcttcttcttcttttttttttgccactagTTTCAGGTAGGTGCAAACCATTGTAGAGGCTCAGGCCCACCCAGCCAGTGTTAATCAGAGCAGGTAAAAAAATATACCAGAATGAATGGTGTCTACCTATGTAGGCAGCTCCTTACTGTCCCTTTTGTGCCCAGCTTCTTTTTCCCTTCAGGTTTCGACTCTTGTCCCCTTTCTACTGGACACTCTCAAGAACCCAAATACACCTTCTGATTTCCTCTCCCCAACTTCACCCTCTATTTGCCAGATGCTATGCTAGAGATAGTTTTGCATTATCTCCCTTCCTCTACCTGATCTAAAGACTTATAATGGTAGGTGGGTGGCCTGTCCCCAAAGTAATAATGCAGGGGTGACTGGGATTCCACCCAGAGCTTTCCAAGGccaaagactattttttttttcatttctatgctaTGCTGCTTTCCTTGTCTTAAAAATTCCAACTCTTTTCTATTATTTGGAACAATCCATTTTGTCATCCTTGGAGGACTTTTCCAATAGAAGAGGCAAATAACATTCTTGGGAATGATGTGCAGTGACACTTCACTTGTCTGGAGAACAGGATCTAAAGGAAGCAGGGAATACTCCTCAGCTTCTaatatatttgtacattttacTAATTAGACTCTTCAGTCCTCACCAACAGTCTGCTTGTCCTTATTTTATTCACACTTTTAATGTGTCCATGTGTGTTCCTGTAGTAGATTAGAACTGCCAGGTgtcgtggcacatgcctgtaatcttagtaactcaagaggctgaggcaggaggatcacaagttcaaggccagcctcagcaaaaataaaaagggctgtgatatggctcagtggtaaagtatcccagCTTCAAGACCCAGTAACCCCCAAAAGAATAGATTAGAATCATATTTAGAGCAGCAAGTGCCCTCTAATAGTCTGGTAGAATGAGGCATCCtcaggaaaaaatttttaaagcatccAGAAGCATTAAAAAGGAGTCTaagggccaggcatggtagtgtacacctgtaattcagggggctgaggcaaaggatcacaagttcaaggcccaccttggcaacttaatgagacctgtctcaaaagaaaaaagctcggtggtagggcacccctgggtttagtctttagtgctgccaaaaaaaaaaaaaaaaaaagtctaaggtCATTTAATATATAGTCAAAGAGTGTCCCCCACAATAGTTATAGCTTATGAAGAGACTCCTGCAAAGAAGTCATCAGATTTCATGGATGATTCTCAGCTATTCAGAAAATTTTTATATCGCAGGTCTTCTGAAGATGAGCGGAACATTTTAGGATGATTTTCTTCCaaaatgagttttgttttgttttaaattgtaaaGTAGTGATCTCTATGAATCTGGAAAACTCTCTTGGGTGGTTGGATTACTTTCTGTACTAGATAAGAGTGAGTCAGGGGCTGCAGAGCCCAGCAACAATTCTCTACTTTGAATTCTGCCTCCCCAGTTCAGCTTTGGGCCAAAGGAGCAGCCTGCTTTTTACTTTGAACCACCTGCCCCTCATCCAGTAAGGCACACACAGATCCTAGACAAACTTCCATAAACAAAGGCCTCCCTAGGGAACTCTTGCCCTAAGGCCCAGCCCTCCCTCCAACATTCTGAAGCATTCTACCACCACAAgggatgcttttattttaaatctttgtccactttgtttatttttaaatttttttggggggagtggcataccaggaattgaactcaggggcactcgaccattgagccacatccccagccccattttgtattttttatttaaaatcagggtctcactgagttgcttagaatcttgcttttgctgaggctggctgtgaacttgtgatcctcaacCTAACCTTTGTCTACTTTAAAACTGCAAATACCCCTAAGAGAGAAAGAGGTCTGGAAAAAGTCAAGGGATGAAGATATCAGGTTGCAGATTTTTGAGGTGGctaaggaggaagagaagagcaaGGGAGAATGCACTGAGGAGGTGAAGAAGTAGGGAAGGGGAAATTACCATTCCTACTGCATTTTTCACTGAGACATTGGGTGGATCCGGTTTGTCTGCACTGGGAGGGCCCAAGGGAGAATCATAAGCAGGAGCCAGGTTTCCTGGAGGTCCTTCCACACACTCTGGAGAGGAAGTGGAGTGGAAGGAGCTCAGGTTTTTCCTGGGCCAAATTACTAGGGTCCCAGAACTGCACATGGGTCCACACCCCCTCTGCCACTTCCTCAGGCTCTTGCTTACTAGGAGGGAAATTGTGTAATTACTACTGACTGTGAGAATGTTGACAGGGTATAATCAACAGGGCCCTTCCACCAGGGAAGTAAGGGGCCCATTCCCCTGGGGACCATCTCAACTTTGCACCTGAGGTCTCACTCCCACAGGCTCCTTCTATATCCTATGTcccaagattttctttctttttactatttattttttagttgtacacaatatgtttattttatttatttatatgtggtgctgaatattgaacccagggcctcacacgtgccatgcgagtgctctactgctgagccacaactccagccccccaagattttctttttaagctcTTCAACAACTTGTCACCTTCTCACCAGAGGCAGGCCTCCATTTCTCAGGAGATATCTCTCTCCAGCTCTTTGGCTCTGACCATTGCTTATTATGCTCAGTTGTCTCTTCTCAGGAAGTCCAGTGTCTAGCCatcatgttttgttgttgtttatcctGCCCTAGAATTCACAGCTCTCTCCCAACTGTTGGTAGAACCCATCCTCTTGGATTCAGGCCTGGTGATGCCAGCCCTTCCATAGGCTGAATGGTTGTGATTTTCCCTTTGACTAATCATTCCCTGCTTTTTTGTTTGGGgaggggggataccagggatttaacctagggtaCATTATAAcagagccacatcttcagccctttttcatttttgagacagaatcttgctaaattgctgagggcttcactaagttgctgaggctggccttgaacttagtaTCCTCCTGCTCAGTAAGgcattgggattgcaggtgtgcagtATGGCACCCAGCTTTGGTCCCTGTTTTGAGGAAGCTGCACTGAGAGCTCATCTCTTTGGTGTAGGACAGGCTGTTAAGTGCCTGATGGGGATGGGAGGGTAGAGAGCAGGAGTCACACAGCTCCTATATTCTACTAGGGATAGATTGCTCCTGTGTGACATCTGTGCTCTGAGAGTACTCCATAACTGGGAACCTTTCTAGCTGTAGGGCCCAGCTGGCTCCCTGATTTCCAACCAGGGGAAATTTGATGCTCAACCCTATGTCACTATAGGGCTGGCCCCAGGCAATGAGCAGAGGTGAAGAAGGGTGGTCCTTAgggttccttcttttttttttttttttttcccttttggtaccagggattgaactcaggggcacttaaccactgagtcacatccctagtcctattttgactttatttagagacaggatctcactgagttgcttagcacctcgcttttgctgaggatggctttgaaattgccatcctcctgcctcagcctcccgagctgctgagattataggcatgcaccactgcaccctgcttcCTTGAATTTTCTTACCTTTCAAGGGGCATAAAAATCAAGGGTGGGGTGGCTGAAAGATGGATAGGAAGAGGGCAACATGCAAAGGGCTAACAAATACCTTCAGAGAGAGGAGCAACAAGAGGGAGCATAAACCAAGATGGGGAGAGAGGCCAGGCTCAGGCTCAGAGCTGatttacaaaatgttaaaatttatgattcctttatttttttttaccttgattTCTTGGGCAATGCTGTAGGTGTGGGacaaaaatatttgttgcatTCTTTTTGTGAGCCAGGCTCTATAGGGATGGAGACTGGCAAAACCTCAGGCCCTATCCAGATCCTCCCCTTGGGGCTGGAGGGTCTCCAGTCAATTGTCACTCTTGTGTTTAAGGCCACTTTGGGGTTGGGATTTGGCAAGGATGGAGTGTCCAGGCCTATGACCCTTTAAGAACTTTGCTTCTTAAAAACACTCAACTGGATAGTGTAAGGATAGGGAAAGGATGGTGGGAAAGGAACTGTGGTCTCTGGCTGTGTAGAGGAAGCTCTCAGTGAGCCCTCTCCCTGACTGAGGGACGCCTAACTTTCTAGTAGCTACAGTGGTCAGTGGGGAAGCTAAGCCACTCTCTAAAAGGGTGTGCCACTGTGACTAGACCCACCCCCCCAGAGGAGCCAGGTCCCCTCAGGCAAGCAGTGGTTCATCCTCTGTTTCTACCACCCAGACCACTGGCTCAGCTAGTGGCATCAACAACACATCATCCTCATCCTCTGGGGCCAGGACCGCTGTGTGGGGTCCAGGCGGAGTCCAGGTTGGTCCTTGGGGCCACAGGCTGGGCAAGAGGCGGCCTCGCAGGGCATGCACCACTCCAGACAATACTGATGGCTCCAGAGGGACTGAGGGCAGTGGCCCCTGGGTCTCAGGGACAGAAGGGAGGGTTGGAGATGTGCTGGCAGATGGGAGGGGGGACTTGACAGGCAGTGGTGGGGCTTGCTCCCCATCCTGCCCACCCACTGCTCCACCCTCACGGGCTGCACCTGGGCTGCCATCCAGGGCCTCAAGAGAAGCAACAGGAGGTGTGACCTGGGGTCTGGTCTCAGAGGCCCGAGATGAGGGGTTGGTTCGGGGAAGCAGTCCCCAGCGGCGGAGCCTGCGAACCAGACGACGCACTGAGCGCCCCCGCTGGCGGCGGCGACCACCTGAGGCACTTCCTGGAGTCATATCCTGACGCAAAATCTGTAGCAGAGAACGCAGATTGCCCAGCACTGAGTTCTGCAAGGAGAAGAGGCAGATATCAGAGTCAGAGGGCTAAGTGGCTGAATGCAGGAGGGTGCAGTAATGAGGCCACAGCTGGTTGGAACAAGTAGGTCCTTGAGTTGGGGATGACTTACATCATTAGGGTTCTCTGTAGGGAAGTCTTCTACAGGCGGGATGGCACCCTGAGCAATGAGCTGCCCGTAGGAGGGAGGTGCCTGTTGTTGCACAATCTCAGCCTCCATACGGGAGAGGGGGGCAAAGATGCTGGAAGGAAGGAGGGCTAGTCAGTTACTGGTGGTTCCCAGCCAGGGTGGCCTGCTCCAGCTTGGATAGGCCTCTTCCCTTCACCCTCAGGTCAGGACAGCTGAAGCTATGCTATAGCTTTCCTCAGGTCATCTTATATCCCTTCCTTCCTTGAGACTTCTTTCATAAATAATCTAGACCCTGTCTTTTAAGCGTTAAGCAACAAGCTGGTCACAGGAAACTCAGTCCCAAGGCGGGCACCCTCATGGTCTCCTGTAGCTACACAGGTCCtgtctcttcatctgtaaagagTGCTCACTCTTTTATTGCCAGTCCCATTCCCACTGACCTGTACTCCTGTGTGCGAATGGCATACAGCCTGCAGGTGCATCCCAGGGCGATGACCAGCAGCAGGCCACACACTAGACTGCCAATGACTGCAGCTGTGATGACCTTGCGGGGCAGGGCATAGGAGCAGTCCCACTCATCGCTGCCATCAGCACAGTCTGGCTGCCCGTCGCATACCCATGTCTCATACACACACTTCTCGTCTCGGCATCGGAAGTTGCCAGGCTGGCAGTGCCGGCAGCGTCTCTCATCTGCCCCATCAGCACAGAATGTCTGGTAGTTGCAGCGATCAGCAGGCAGGTAGCAGGCTGTGGCACCAGGGGTGCCAGCAGCCCCGCAGGGGAAATGTCCAGGTGGGCAACCAGGACAGTCTTCCTCATCTGTACCATCGGCACAGTCCCATGAACCATCGCAGCGCTGGGCCTCACTATAGCAGCGCTCACCTAGGTTTTCACCAGCCCCCAGGCCTGAGCCTAACCCACATGGTCGGTCCCAAGGCAAGCAGTAGCCCCGCACATGGTAGGTAGCATTGAAGCCCCGACCATTGCTCCAAGCAACTGTGTGATAAGCAACAACAGCCTGACCAGACAGTGTCTCCACAGTGACAGCTTTGCCATTGCTAAAGTGAGTGAGACTGCGTAGCAGCCGAGGGGTCTCTGGGGGCCCAGCGCCATCATACACGTGCACTGCATCTCCATAACCCAAGTCCAGGGCTGTGAAGCGCACTGCTAGCCGCCGGCCATCATGGGGGTCCAGCAGCCACAGGCAAGACTGGGGATGAGAGACTGAGGCCAGGTGTGAATAGCCAGGGGAGGAGAAGACCCCATAGAAGTCCTCCAAGGTGAGAttgcagggcagggtgggggtggggcctgGGGTCAGGCTAGGAAATGGGTCTGAACTGCAGCCTGCCTCATCAGAGCCATCACCACAGGCATCAACTCCATCACAGCGCTGGGCAGCAGGTACACAGCGGTGGTTCAGGCACTGGAATTCTTCCTGCAGGCACATCAGCCAATCTGCAGAGGCATCATGGAGAGGGACTGTGAAACACAGAGCCCTCAggatctttctctctttatttgtGCTTGTACTGCCCACTCTAACAGCCCTTCAGACTTCTCCGTCCAGCCTACCTTGGCTGTAAGAGAGCAGGAACCCCTGGCCCATGGGTGCTCTGGCCCCAGCATAGCTGTAAGTGATGGTGACATTGCCCCCTGGCAGCTGAAGAGGGCTAGAAGGTGCCTCACATAGGGAGATCAGTGGCTGGAGAGGGGAGCTCAGGATTACACGTTCTGAGCCACAGGCCAGGTGCAGCTTCTGGAACCTACAGAGGTAGAAAAAAGCAGTACATAAAATGTTCTTGATTGATGCtggtttcctcctcctccagtgcCACCAGGCCCTTCTAGCCCAAGAAGCACAAACACCTGCTCATCCATGATTCAAATGAAAGCTCAGCCAAATTCTTTTGCAGTTAATCTCATCAATGGGCATAGTCCTAACAGAGACCAGCGACACAATGATACCATGAAATATATCCTAGAGCCATCTGGAAAAATCTGACCTGTGTTCAGAAATTAAGTGAAAAATAGGTTTATTGC from Ictidomys tridecemlineatus isolate mIctTri1 chromosome 5, mIctTri1.hap1, whole genome shotgun sequence includes:
- the Lrp10 gene encoding low-density lipoprotein receptor-related protein 10, with product MLPAVLFPLLLGGALAHPDLNIFPSPACENPPALLLEVQGTLQRPLGWDRRSSPANCTWLILGSKEQTVTVRFQKLHLACGSERVILSSPLQPLISLCEAPSSPLQLPGGNVTITYSYAGARAPMGQGFLLSYSQDWLMCLQEEFQCLNHRCVPAAQRCDGVDACGDGSDEAGCSSDPFPSLTPGPTPTLPCNLTLEDFYGVFSSPGYSHLASVSHPQSCLWLLDPHDGRRLAVRFTALDLGYGDAVHVYDGAGPPETPRLLRSLTHFSNGKAVTVETLSGQAVVAYHTVAWSNGRGFNATYHVRGYCLPWDRPCGLGSGLGAGENLGERCYSEAQRCDGSWDCADGTDEEDCPGCPPGHFPCGAAGTPGATACYLPADRCNYQTFCADGADERRCRHCQPGNFRCRDEKCVYETWVCDGQPDCADGSDEWDCSYALPRKVITAAVIGSLVCGLLLVIALGCTCRLYAIRTQEYSIFAPLSRMEAEIVQQQAPPSYGQLIAQGAIPPVEDFPTENPNDNSVLGNLRSLLQILRQDMTPGSASGGRRRQRGRSVRRLVRRLRRWGLLPRTNPSSRASETRPQVTPPVASLEALDGSPGAAREGGAVGGQDGEQAPPLPVKSPLPSASTSPTLPSVPETQGPLPSVPLEPSVLSGVVHALRGRLLPSLWPQGPTWTPPGPHTAVLAPEDEDDVLLMPLAEPVVWVVETEDEPLLA